The genomic region CCTCCATAGCTGATAAAccgtaaacatgtttttggcgtCGGGCTATAAGCTAGCAGTGGGGGGAGCCTGTAAATgcaagtcacacaataatagaTTTCGCAACACTACGCCCAGCGATAGTCCTGTATCAGTAGTCAGACAGGCCGGTGCGCATGTTGTGGAAATCAGTGTTAAAATGTCAGGGTTCATCTGGCCCCGCCCCTCGCCCTCTGCCGTTACAGCCTCTCTGCCGCCTCCTAGTGGACGGGTTGCTGTGGTGCGCCGCAGCTGTTGCTGTAAACCGGTTTGTCTACAACTTGTTTAATGCAGCAAACGGCTCAGCAGGAGCGACTCTACTGAACTTTATCAgccaaatttaatttaaagaaatgctGAGTTAATGTAAAGGACCAGGAGAGGCGCTGCAGGGTATTCAGGCAAAGTGGGAAcctatctccctctctctctctctctatctctcctccttctcctctctgtctgactCTCTCTTATTTTAGAGGCGTGTTCAAGACAAAGCAGGTCTATCATCTGTGTCCTTTGGTGAGCAGACACTTCTGAAACACAGCTCCTCAGTCTTTGAGCAAGGTAAGAGCAAAATAAATGTCTTCTTCTTACAGCCTTTAGAATCTGACGTAACACTTGCTAGCAAATGCGTCCTTTTAGACGAAGTGTAAAGATGTTAAACAGTGATTAacacatttacattatttatttctattagTTTTACATTGCTtatcttgtttctttttgttgagaATAAGAATCCCCGGTGTGTTAAACGTCTATAGTTCACTCTGATTTTCTTGTGCAAAGCGCCTTTCCTTCTTGTAATGCAAGCTAAACGAAAGTGAAAGAGGATAGATGTATGTTATGTTAACACATATTGTGTTTGACTTGCTTTTCattgcacaatgaataaaaatCAGGAACAAACCTTTAAGAGGAACTATTCTACTTTCAGGAAATAAAGGAAGACTGAGCAGAGTCTCAGAtgttatttgcatttttgttattttgttcagtgtatgacTCAGACCCAGTGATGTACAGAGTTACTTCCgtgtttttcaacctgaaccCTGTTGTCACATGTTTTTGCGTCTAATTGACTGATGGAGGCAACACTCTTTGGAATatgtccagtattgagcgagtgGGCTGAAGCTGCTAGTGGAGAAACAGGCTGAAAGTAATATTAATGGGCTATTGTGCAtcatcagtttacatccactgtaagtgcttgttttgccactgacagtcTCAGATAGTTATTAAAGGATcactacagagatagacctttgtGTTGAGGAGTAATATCCTTTATATTAACAAGAAACAGCCCTGTAATAACTATCACCAACATCACCAAACTCCATTCAATTTAAGAATAAGTTTATCATCCTAAAACACCTTCATTCAAAGTCACCAGAAACCAAATTAAAACTCTCAATAACCATCTTGGTTCATCCTTTAGCTGCTCCAAcaaccaactctggtttggttgaaataaacctttgATTTACCCAGatagatgtgaaaatgtgctttGTCAATATACAGTCTAAATTACTAATTAtttaaatggaatctggtgAGTTTACCAATAATGattttgtggctgtttctggttaaacaaaaatgatcttagTCTTTCACAACAAGAGCTATCTCtatagggatcctttccataatgttgttggacacttaaaaaaacagtctgagcctgtctgtTGCAAAAACAATAACTTATGTTACCTGATGTTGCACAAATGCCCTGTGTGGTTacgctgctggctgcagccctctcacgCAACACtagaccagtttcaaaagttgttttttctattagtcacttagacacacaaaTATGAGGAAAgggttcaggttgaaaaatacctttGTTTCCCTTTAAGGAATAGGTTTGAAATCACCGGATAgacaagatattttttttacagacagtCACAAGCTCATGGATATTTATAAGTATCTAACCAAGCTTATTATACTTCCTGGTAGAGGTTGTGACTGAGAGTGTAAGCAGAAGTGAATGTATTTTCCGAGTAGAGAGGGGGATTCCCAATGCACCCCTTTCACTTTAATTgatggcctgtgtgtgtgtgtgtgtgtgtgtgtgtgtgtgtgtgtgtgtgtgtgtgtgtgtatcttccCCTGTGTGCAGATGCAGAGGTGGGTCGTGATCTGTTGTGCTCTCCTGGCTCTGGTTGGTGCTGACGAGTGTCCAGATGGAGGGAGATGTAAAGACGGTCAAACCTGCTGCTACGACCCAGCCAACGGCTATGAATGCTGCCCATTTGCACAGGTAGACAATAATAAGTAAAAAAGTAAAGATATAAAGTGAAGCTGTTTCTCATCTACAGTTACTGCTCTCTGTTGTAGGGCAGATAAACCCCAGCAAAGTCATAGTGTGTCAACTTGAGTAGAATACTTTGGCCCTTTTGTCCAGCACATAGTTACATGTAAATATGAGATAACCATTCTCttgtactgtaaaataaaaaggatgAAAGCTACAGACGTACTTTTCATGCTTCGTGGTGTTTTAGTACTTTATGGGCCAGATAAAAGCTGAGGCCTCATTTAGCTAATGTGATAGCAGTTCGAAACTTTGGTAGTCAAAGTGTACCTACTACTGCTGTCCTCATAGGCTGAGTGCTGTGGGGATCACATGCATTGCTGTCCTGCGGGAACAGTCTGCGATACAGCCACGTCCAGCTGTCTGAACTCTACTGGGTCCATCCCCTGGGTGGAAAGAGTCTCTGCTGATCAGCCCCGACACTCTAAAGTAATACTCATAGAAATCTGTTGCTTTTATGATAAAGTGTTGAGTGAGACTTCAGCTTATATAAGACGAATGCCCCCTTTCCCACCTTGTCCCTGCAGTCCTTCAGGATGATCAAGACACACATGGGGGAGGATGACGACAAAATCTGTCCCGATTGGTCACGATGCCCACCTGAGTTTTCCTGTCTAAAGGCCTTGACAAGGTTTGGCTGCTGTCCCCTAGCTCAGGTAATCAAACCTTGTTCAAAGAATGATACATTCATCaagaaaaaggaggaaacaACCACACCTACAAGTTCATTAAAGCGACAATGTAGTGAAACAAAAAATAGTCCATTATTTAACCACTCCTACAGTAATACTAGTGGCATTATGTGTGATgtgcaaaagtttttttttccaaaagccCAGTTACTTCCTGTCACAAAGAGGATCTTTGCTGGTTTGGTTAACAAACTAAGCTTTTTCACTTCACTTTTAACAGACAGTGATTTCTGCTATTGTGGGACATATTCATTTAAAAGCTGCAGCTCTGACCAGACTGGAGTTTGATGTGTTTTCCTGTAAAGTTATTTGCTGGATTGCGTCACAACAGACCAGTAAAGCTGACTATATGGCGCCTTTAGATGTCTAACTACTACACCTATTTGGAGTTGTACAATTAAGATTGAGGTCTTGTTGCtttataaaaaaacattcatgaaTTGTAAGGTAAAATGGCTGTAACAGAAAATCAATGAGCTATTTGATTCCAAGTTTTAGTTTGATTTTCTGACCCCTCACAGGGAGTCCCCTGCTCTgatgggaaacactgctgtccTGAGGGCCATCAGTGCAGCGCAGACAGCCGCTCCTGCATTGAAAAAGGTGAAACTCTTCATGATAATAATAACGGTAATTTTATAAATGTAGCATTGTATTTAAAGCAGAGTTTACAAAGGGCTtgtcaaacaaagcaaaacagaagCACGATATCCCAGAAGCATCCTGGTACTTACTACCACAACAATATTAGACCATACAGTTTGGCGAACTGACCGGGACTTTCTGGCACAACCCTATACTGGTCCTGTCTGCAGGACAGGGAGCACTTTGTGTCAGTGGGTAAATGGGTACATCTGAGTGAACAAAAATGACATGGAGTTCCCCAAGGCTCCAGCCTCGGGCCTCTTCCGTTCAGCTGTTTTGATTTGCCAGAATTAGCttgttgttgaaatgtgctGTGCAAATAAACTTGTACATTTTCTAAATTTGATATTCTTTTTATGTTGTGGCAGAGCTTGTGACCACAGTTCTGTGCAGTGACGGAATATCAGAGTGTCCAGATGAAACCACCTGCTGTGAAACCCCAGAGGGAAAGTGGGGATGCTGTCCCCTGCCAAAGGTACATCATGTCTGATATTGTaattacagacacacaaaaggTGACAGCTGTGAAATGCAAATGTTACTCCATAGCATAATTgagaatatgaatgaggataaagTCAAATGATCTATTTGCATGTCCTGCCTGGATGTGCAGTTATAGTGACTTTATGGTGTCTTATCATTTATGGTTCTGAGGTGATACTCCATGTGTCTATGTCGTCTAAACAGGCTGTGTGCTGCGACGATAAGACACACTGCTGTCCTGAAGACAGTACCTGTGATGTGGAACAGTCCAAATGTATTTCCTTATCTACCAAAAAACAAACGCCAATGTGGGCCAAACTCCCTGCCAGGATAAGAGCAGACTGGGAGAACCAGAAAGGTCAGATGCGTGTTTCTGTTCCTGTGAAACTTACTTcctcatttttttaatcattgtctgatactgtgtgtgtgtgtgtgtgtgtgtgtgtgtgtgtgtgtgtgtgtgttcaatcTGTGTGTGCTTCCACTCTCAGAAGGTGAAACAGTCACTGCAGAGATTGCTGTTGATGGTGGCTCAGAAAAAACCCCTAAGGTCACCACAGTAAATGAAGTTCCTCCTTCACAGAAGGAAGTGTTTGTGTCATCCACCACAAAGGCAGCTGCAGGTGTGATGTTCATCGTGAATCAAAGTATATAGAAAAAGAACACACCTAAAATTGAAGTAGAGCATGACTGGACGCTCAAGTTTTAGTCTACCGAGTAGTTTCTGATAATCAAATGTACAAAGTCAACAACAGACATTTGTTATAGATAGTGgtgaaatataatttaatactgtacttatttcattcattccatGAAATGTAGGTGTGTCAGTGAGTGCATGACTTACTGGCACTGCTAATTATTTTGCAGCACCTCCTGCTAtacaaaatgtctgctgtggctAAAAAAAGTACAGCATTCTTCCTGTATGCAGTACTGTAGGTATGATAGTTTGACATCAGTAATCATATCGGTAATGAAGCATACAAGTATTTTGGTAAACAGATGCAAGAAGTtgaagaaacatttttaaagcatCAGCATGGCTGGTGTcctgctgaaaacacaaaaaaacatattttaaaagattGCATCTCTTCCTGTGTGAGTATGTTTCAGTAGTGGGCAGCTTAGTTAGATAAAGAGgttgcatgtaaacaaacaaaagttatgtTTATATTCCAAGTTTCTCTCGTGTGTCTAACAAATTCATTGAGcatatttccattttcacaaaatgtttcaatacattttaaatcCTGCTtggtttacatccatgtttgcttGTTAGCAGTCTTCTTCACCCATGCCTTTGTTGGGGCCTTGCTGTGTTTCTTGCTGCATTAGAGAaatagttcaccccaaaacaaTACAAACTGTATGTAGTAATCACCTCAGTAGGCTCTCTGTGTTCCCATAAAAGGTTTTCTATTGAATGCTGTAAAGGAGAACGCAACGCATGAAAAATTAAAGCATATCAGTGCAAACAAACTTTAACAGCAGccaaattaaagacattaaaaaaggttataaaacatctgaaaaaacgtttttaaaatgtctttgcagCATTATCCATGTATCTTGTGGGCTCATGGAAATCCAAACACATGATGTGTTGCGCATGCGTATACAAATAGCACATATAAAGAATAGCAAAAACCATTGTGTCCCCCAGCTGTCCATCAGAATAAAAGTGTAAAACCGAAAGCAGGATGTGAGTTGACTATGGATGTATAAGGAAACCTGGATAAAGCATTGAAGACGGGACCCctttcattcctatgaaagctgctcagtggcacatgaggcaaaaaaactttatttctatgTTATGAAATCCCCTGATGATTGGCGCTGCTTAGGCATCATTGAGCCCAAAGAGAAAGCGCAATAGAGACTTCCGCCGGCCAAGTCGGCTACGTCCtgtttagcgctctgctaacttgaatgggaatGAAATGATTGCAGCTCTCCttgactttccaaatgttatcagattGAATGGATGAAATCCTGATAGTGGAACGAGTCATTTTGCGGGGGTTGTGACGCtccaaaaatgtatccactgatttaaagATGTCTCTCTCCCATTGTAAGTCTATAGGAAAAAGTCCTTTTGGGCTCAATGGCATCAAGTGACGGACTCAAGAGTTGTAATTCTGCTCTTTGGCCACctcaaaaattggcttcaaagcctggcgcaCTTCCTGGTGGCCTGAAATTGACACCCATAAAAACTCCATATTGCTACCAGTGGTCAAAAATTCTACGGGGTACCTTTAAATTGAACATTGAATCATCATTATAAAATTGCGATGGTAACTTCCATTCCTCTCCCCAGCAGTTCCTTCTCCTACAGCgcacattttgatttattagGCCAAAAAATTAATTAGAGAGAGCACATTGTCCAAACGATGTCTGCGGGCTGACAGTCAGAGATAGACAACAAATAGGAGATAAATTATCCACAGTATTGCCTAATGTAACCTGTGCTGTACTTTTTATCACCACAGTTACCATTACGGTATTTTAAAGGTCCATATGAATGTTTTCAAGGTGCAATAGTGGggttacaaaaacaaactgtcagGATAGGTCACCTTATTATACCACTGCTGCCCAAAGCAGTGTTCTTATCCTTCAAAATGTTTACTTTTTCTCAGCATGACAACAGATTTCAGATATAAGAAACCTCAATATTGGTATTTTTTCCAGGCAACGATATCCCCTGCGATGATACAGTAGCCTGTGAAGATGGCACCACATGCTGTAAAACCAAAGAGGGTGGCTGGGCTTGCTGTCCTCTGCCAGAGGTACGATTTTGGCTGCCAGTTTTTACACAGTCCTAACTTTTATGTTAAGAGCTTTGCCAGTGCATTAATTGTTTATTGTCTCTCTGATCAGGCTGTTTGTTGTGAAGATATGCTTCACTGCTGCCCAAAAGGTAAGAAATGTAACCTGGTCGCCGAGACCTGCGATGACGACACATGCTCTGTGCCGTGGGTCCAGAAGGTACCCACAATCCCCAGACAGGACGCACAGGTGGGGAATGTTACGTGTGACTCCACCTACAGTTGTCCTGATGGATCCACCTGCTGCAAGACCACAACAGGAGAGTGGGCCTGCTGTCCTCTGCCTGAGGTAAACACACAGAGCCAAGATTTATATGCCGTTCGGACATGTAAAAAACTTACAAAGAACTCTACACGACTAAAATTACAGTATATTACCTCACAAGGTTGTGAATACCAAATGAGGTGGGTGTTCTTATGGACTCTTCtcgtgaacatggtaaacacgACCCCATTTGAAGGCAGCAAGAGACTGGAAACTGGTGGTTGTACAGATGAGTCCAAACAAAGAACATAATGTGTTGATTAAAAAGCTTTAGAGATGCTGTTAGGGAGATTTTGTTACCCTTGGACACAGCCAGgctagctaagctaaccagctgctagctgtagctaaatatttacagtacagACATTAatgtggtatcaatcttctcatccaacTCTCAACAAGGAAACAAATAAGCACTGAAAGTAATGTAGTGTATTTGACCACTTTTCACACTCTCACTGGTTTAGTCTGCACTTGAACTTGTCTTTGCCTACACTGACAGACCTCTCTCCTCATGCAAATTCATACATCCAACAATTTTTGTCACTGAAAGTATTCTTGTCACTTTGTTCAAAGGCGGTCTGTTGTGAAGACCACGAGCACTGCTGCCCTACTGGCACCACCTGTGACCTGGCAGAACAAACCTGTAATGGCGCCTCAGGTTCAACGCCCATGAAGCAGAAGATACCTGCTTTTGCTACGGCAGCACCCACTACAGTGGCCCCCATGACCCAAGATCAAGCAACAAGCTCAAAGCAAGACGAGAAGAAGGAGCCTGAGACAGAGGAGGTGACAAAAGCAGAGAAcaatgatgatgacgatgatgaggaGAATAAAGAGGTGGGGAGCATTCAGTGTGACCCCCACACCAGCTGCCCTCAGTCTGCTACTTGCTGCTTCATGACCTCGTCTCAAAAGTGGGGCTGTTGCCCACTGCCACGGGTGAGCATTGACCTCAATTAAAACACCTATCctgtttaaagctgcagtattAAGAATTTTAACACCTCATAGCATAACATGATTATGACtaattactatttttgtcaTAGATTATGATAACACTTTACTTTAACCcctttaaacatttaataaatggttTATTACACTATAACACAGCTATAAGGACAATTAATGtcagacatattttatattattacacCTGTTTTTCACTATATTGTCcttcattatttatttgaacaccAGCACCCACTGATAGGTGCCTATAAGAGAAAAAATTGTTGACAGCTACGTTACTCCAAACTTATATCAGCTTCTAACTACAAAATATTGTGCAATAAAACATGAACTCAATGAATATATACTGCTTATAAatgctaaacaggaagtgttaaaggaaagcattatgtttttatgccACTGTGCCAGCAAGCTGTGGCCGATGGcgttatgttttcgggttgtccgttCAGTTCTTTCATGAACAagggtatctcaagaacaccttgaaggaattccctcagatttggcacaaatgtccacttggacttcaCAATAAACGGATTTGTtttgtggtggtcaaaggtcaagttcactgtgacctcatctgttgcattctcgtgaacacgatgggctctagtttcccggcggagcgcaggtggcgcagggtggcaagccccgcgcagagctagtttcgagcagcgcaacccgaggcgcactcagtttggtagtttggcagaccgaggtgcgctgagatgggtgtagcggtgcagcagggggaggtgtcgacagatccagcttggcgcagtgacagtttcgtgccaaaaggcttcgccgaaggtgcgctaaaagtaGCAAAAGTGGCACgcataatggaaacccaacctgatttgattaacacagctgcaaactaatgagttcacatccctctcagccaaccacaaacagccacagcatcagatagggagtatatattcagcatctgtcatcttagaaaagtcaaaagaaaaaacagagtgagactgcgagagagaaagagagagcacgcacgagagaaacgcaacattgatttacaattgtggtgacctcctcccaggctacctttgcatcatcagcccgtggaggtctgctcgcagttccgtatattcggacactgtgagcttggacctcccggaccaaaacataagtttcctcctgggaggagtttggctgtctgacgctgctgctctcttctgccatggtgaattgagtaaactctcattacaccttcgcgcagcgcatttaagggcgaggagaggggctcgtttgattggtgtgatgtgtgtaaaacccactccacgccttctctcctccctctttccgacttgcgccggtaggagggacggaggtgggatagaggagtagctgcgccagggtgcacggtgtgccaaacttacaaaatccgcctggccacacccagttggcgaagcgcaggtgcgctgcgcccccgcctgcccagtctgcgaaactagagccccatatctcaagaacgccatGAGGGAATTCTTTAaaacttggcacaaacatccacttgaactcaacggtgaactgatcagattttggtggtcaaaggtcaaggtcactgtgaccttgcatcagtTTTATTGtgatgaatgtgatatctcaaaaaggTCTTGAGAGacctttaaatttggcacaacgaTTACTTGGACgtaagaataaactgattagaatttgatggtcagtggtcaaaggtcaaggtaagTGCAATCTGGAAATgcattggtaaaaaaaaaaaaaatttcttccaagatctgtcttgagagattaagGTAAGTGTGacctcaaaaaatgtttttggccatgactcaagaattcataagctaatgctaacaaaATTTTACTAAAATGTCTAAGATGAAAAAAATTATAAagtgattacattttatatcccaaaaatgaaaggtcaccttcactgtgacatcataatattctgcaaaaacactgtcTGCCCATTAcacaacatcatatctcaggcacaaaaggggagacatttggacagatactgaattggtgactctaatcttgggtgcccaccttgaaactatactgattgtatagatcttctgtgctatataaatacacacagacagacagacagacacagacacagacacacacacacacacacacacacacacatatgaatcTAATTTTTAATGCCTTCATACCATCTTGAAATTTCACCAGGGTATATGTTTTATGATGGTTTCGCCAACTTGGTGGAAATATACAGTTAATTCACCGActttgatgtaaaaaaaatatgccGTTTTCCCAGCAGCCTCTCTTTATGCAGTTGCTGGCCAGCTCATAAATTTAAAGCTCTACAGAGCTTTATAGCATCTATCAGCTCATTGCTTTGGATTTCCAGCACACACtctactgttttggttcactctcataTAATCAGCAGTTGCAGGCAGCTGAGTTGATTATTTCAGCACTTTCACAGTTAGAAGTTACATATTCAATAGTGAACATTTGCTTGTAGAATATCACCCATGTTTGTCACCATTTTatgtttaatcatttaaaaGAAGAACTGTAAAACAGGATGGATGATGTGAAAGTAGCACTCCCACTCTCACTTCTCCTTAGGCTGTGTGCTGCACTgatgggaaccactgctgtccCAACCAGTACAAGTGCGATGAGAGCCAAACCTCGTGCATCAAAGGGGAAGTGGTGATCCCCTGGTACACTAAGCTTCCAGCCACCATCAGCAACGAGGCTGACCCCAGCTCTGTGCAGTGCGAAGAGCAGACCCAGTGTCCCGAACACACCACCTGCTGCCAGCTGCCGACAGGCGACTGGGGCTGCTGCCCAATGCCAAATGTGAGCACTGGAGAGATTGCTGTATAAGACACAGtatcagtatatgtgtgttGTCAAAGTTTGCTTATGTAAAACGAGGGATGCCATTTCCACAACccttgtgtgttttgtctgcagGCTGTGTGCTGCCCAGATAAGGAGCACTGCTGCCCACAGGGTTACACCTGTAACATCGCCTCAAACTCTTGCCAGAAGGTCATCATGCTGCAGCTGGAGACTGTCCCACTAGTACCAGTGTATCAACTCGAGCATCAACCCCCGCCCAATCCCTCAGAGCACAAAGACGTCCAGTGTGATGAACAGACCAGCTGTCCAGATGGAAACACCTGCTGCAGGACCTCCACTACTACATGGGGCTGCTGTCCAATGCCTAATGTATGATATACAGT from Epinephelus moara isolate mb chromosome 18, YSFRI_EMoa_1.0, whole genome shotgun sequence harbors:
- the grna gene encoding granulin a isoform X11 — its product is MQRWVVICCALLALVGADECPDGGRCKDGQTCCYDPANGYECCPFAQAECCGDHMHCCPAGTVCDTATSSCLNSTGSIPWVERVSADQPRHSKSFRMIKTHMGEDDDKICPDWSRCPPEFSCLKALTRFGCCPLAQGVPCSDGKHCCPEGHQCSADSRSCIEKELVTTVLCSDGISECPDETTCCETPEGKWGCCPLPKAVCCDDKTHCCPEDSTCDVEQSKCISLSTKKQTPMWAKLPARIRADWENQKEGETVTAEIAVDGGSEKTPKVTTVNEVPPSQKEVFVSSTTKAAAGNDIPCDDTVACEDGTTCCKTKEGGWACCPLPEAVCCEDMLHCCPKGKKCNLVAETCDDDTCSVPWVQKVPTIPRQDAQVGNVTCDSTYSCPDGSTCCKTTTGEWACCPLPEAVCCEDHEHCCPTGTTCDLAEQTCNGASGSTPMKQKIPAFATAAPTTVAPMTQDQATSSKQDEKKEPETEEVTKAENNDDDDDEENKEVGSIQCDPHTSCPQSATCCFMTSSQKWGCCPLPRAVCCTDGNHCCPNQYKCDESQTSCIKGEVVIPWYTKLPATISNEADPSSVQCEEQTQCPEHTTCCQLPTGDWGCCPMPNAVCCTDGIHCCPSNYKCEGTTCIRGDVAISAYTKLPATTSIKADPSLLVKELETSVICGDGVTECPSGNTCCKSASGSWGCCPLPQAVCCSNMLHCCPYGYTCTDTGHCIRESRLHWQNWQLTRANKKRAPLL
- the grna gene encoding granulin a isoform X7, producing the protein MQRWVVICCALLALVGADECPDGGRCKDGQTCCYDPANGYECCPFAQAECCGDHMHCCPAGTVCDTATSSCLNSTGSIPWVERVSADQPRHSKSFRMIKTHMGEDDDKICPDWSRCPPEFSCLKALTRFGCCPLAQGVPCSDGKHCCPEGHQCSADSRSCIEKELVTTVLCSDGISECPDETTCCETPEGKWGCCPLPKAVCCDDKTHCCPEDSTCDVEQSKCISLSTKKQTPMWAKLPARIRADWENQKEGETVTAEIAVDGGSEKTPKVTTVNEVPPSQKEVFVSSTTKAAAGNDIPCDDTVACEDGTTCCKTKEGGWACCPLPEAVCCEDMLHCCPKGKKCNLVAETCDDDTCSVPWVQKVPTIPRQDAQVGNVTCDSTYSCPDGSTCCKTTTGEWACCPLPEAVCCEDHEHCCPTGTTCDLAEQTCNGASGSTPMKQKIPAFATAAPTTVAPMTQDQATSSKQDEKKEPETEEVTKAENNDDDDDEENKEVGSIQCDPHTSCPQSATCCFMTSSQKWGCCPLPRAVCCTDGNHCCPNQYKCDESQTSCIKGEVVIPWYTKLPATISNEADPSSVQCEEQTQCPEHTTCCQLPTGDWGCCPMPNAVCCTDGIHCCPSNYKCEGTTCIRGDVAIPAYTKLPATTSIKADPSLLVKELVTSVICGDGVTECPSGNTCCKSASGSWGCCPLPQAVCCTDGIHCCPSNYKCEGTTCIRGDVAIPAYTKLPATTSIKADPSLLVKELVTNIICGDGVTECPSGNTCCETGSGVWGCCPLPQAVCCSNMLHCCPYGYTCTDTGHCIRESRLHWQNWQLTRANKKRAPLL
- the grna gene encoding granulin a isoform X2; the encoded protein is MQRWVVICCALLALVGADECPDGGRCKDGQTCCYDPANGYECCPFAQAECCGDHMHCCPAGTVCDTATSSCLNSTGSIPWVERVSADQPRHSKSFRMIKTHMGEDDDKICPDWSRCPPEFSCLKALTRFGCCPLAQGVPCSDGKHCCPEGHQCSADSRSCIEKELVTTVLCSDGISECPDETTCCETPEGKWGCCPLPKAVCCDDKTHCCPEDSTCDVEQSKCISLSTKKQTPMWAKLPARIRADWENQKGNDIPCDDTVACEDGTTCCKTKEGGWACCPLPEAVCCEDMLHCCPKGKKCNLVAETCDDDTCSVPWVQKVPTIPRQDAQVGNVTCDSTYSCPDGSTCCKTTTGEWACCPLPEAVCCEDHEHCCPTGTTCDLAEQTCNGASGSTPMKQKIPAFATAAPTTVAPMTQDQATSSKQDEKKEPETEEVTKAENNDDDDDEENKEVGSIQCDPHTSCPQSATCCFMTSSQKWGCCPLPRAVCCTDGNHCCPNQYKCDESQTSCIKGEVVIPWYTKLPATISNEADPSSVQCEEQTQCPEHTTCCQLPTGDWGCCPMPNAVCCTDGIHCCPSNYKCEGTTCIRGDVAISAYTKLPATTSIKADPSLLVKELETSVICGDGVTECPSGNTCCKSASGSWGCCPLPQAVCCTDGIHCCPSNYKCEGTTCIRGDVAIPAYTKLPATTSIKADPSLLVKELVTSVICGDGVTECPSGNTCCKSASGSWGCCPLPQAVCCTDGIHCCPSNYKCEGTTCIRGDVAIPAYTKLPATTSIKADPSLLVKELVTNIICGDGVTECPSGNTCCETGSGVWGCCPLPQAVCCSNMLHCCPYGYTCTDTGHCIRESRLHWQNWQLTRANKKRAPLL
- the grna gene encoding granulin a isoform X4; this encodes MQRWVVICCALLALVGADECPDGGRCKDGQTCCYDPANGYECCPFAQAECCGDHMHCCPAGTVCDTATSSCLNSTGSIPWVERVSADQPRHSKSFRMIKTHMGEDDDKICPDWSRCPPEFSCLKALTRFGCCPLAQGVPCSDGKHCCPEGHQCSADSRSCIEKELVTTVLCSDGISECPDETTCCETPEGKWGCCPLPKAVCCDDKTHCCPEDSTCDVEQSKCISLSTKKQTPMWAKLPARIRADWENQKEGETVTAEIAVDGGSEKTPKVTTVNEVPPSQKEVFVSSTTKAAAGNDIPCDDTVACEDGTTCCKTKEGGWACCPLPEAVCCEDMLHCCPKGKKCNLVAETCDDDTCSVPWVQKVPTIPRQDAQVGNVTCDSTYSCPDGSTCCKTTTGEWACCPLPEAVCCEDHEHCCPTGTTCDLAEQTCNGASGSTPMKQKIPAFATAAPTTVAPMTQDQATSSKQDEKKEPETEEVTKAENNDDDDDEENKEVGSIQCDPHTSCPQSATCCFMTSSQKWGCCPLPRAVCCTDGNHCCPNQYKCDESQTSCIKGEVVIPWYTKLPATISNEADPSSVQCEEQTQCPEHTTCCQLPTGDWGCCPMPNAVCCTDGIHCCPSNYKCEGTTCIRGDVAISAYTKLPATTSIKADPSLLVKELETSVICGDGVTECPSGNTCCKSASGSWGCCPLPQAVCCTDGIHCCPSNYKCEGTTCIRGDVAIPAYTKLPATTSIKADPSLLVKELVTNIICGDGVTECPSGNTCCETGSGVWGCCPLPQAVCCSNMLHCCPYGYTCTDTGHCIRESRLHWQNWQLTRANKKRAPLL
- the grna gene encoding granulin a isoform X3 produces the protein MQRWVVICCALLALVGADECPDGGRCKDGQTCCYDPANGYECCPFAQAECCGDHMHCCPAGTVCDTATSSCLNSTGSIPWVERVSADQPRHSKSFRMIKTHMGEDDDKICPDWSRCPPEFSCLKALTRFGCCPLAQGVPCSDGKHCCPEGHQCSADSRSCIEKELVTTVLCSDGISECPDETTCCETPEGKWGCCPLPKAVCCDDKTHCCPEDSTCDVEQSKCISLSTKKQTPMWAKLPARIRADWENQKEGETVTAEIAVDGGSEKTPKVTTVNEVPPSQKEVFVSSTTKAAAGNDIPCDDTVACEDGTTCCKTKEGGWACCPLPEAVCCEDMLHCCPKGKKCNLVAETCDDDTCSVPWVQKVPTIPRQDAQVGNVTCDSTYSCPDGSTCCKTTTGEWACCPLPEAVCCEDHEHCCPTGTTCDLAEQTCNGASGSTPMKQKIPAFATAAPTTVAPMTQDQATSSKQDEKKEPETEEVTKAENNDDDDDEENKEVGSIQCDPHTSCPQSATCCFMTSSQKWGCCPLPRAVCCTDGIHCCPSNYKCEGTTCIRGDVAISAYTKLPATTSIKADPSLLVKELETSVICGDGVTECPSGNTCCKSASGSWGCCPLPQAVCCTDGIHCCPSNYKCEGTTCIRGDVAIPAYTKLPATTSIKADPSLLVKELVTSVICGDGVTECPSGNTCCKSASGSWGCCPLPQAVCCTDGIHCCPSNYKCEGTTCIRGDVAIPAYTKLPATTSIKADPSLLVKELVTNIICGDGVTECPSGNTCCETGSGVWGCCPLPQAVCCSNMLHCCPYGYTCTDTGHCIRESRLHWQNWQLTRANKKRAPLL